Proteins encoded together in one Kingella oralis window:
- a CDS encoding DNA adenine methylase, producing MPIIAWMGGKRRLAKHLLPLFPEHSCYVELFAGGAALFFLRDKPARCEVLNDINGDLVNLYRVVQHHFDEFVRQFAWQLSSRQIFVQLQATPPDTLTDIQRAARFFYLQYNTFGKKPFGRHYGTATTSKAWNAATVAQKLYTAQQRLGGVFVENETWQSCLKRYDRPHTFFYADPPYWQTADYGRGFDWSEYEQLAQAMRSMQGKMMLSINDHPDIRALFAEFKVVELELAYSVGRQAESRGKRGELVVMNY from the coding sequence ATGCCCATTATCGCGTGGATGGGCGGCAAACGCCGTTTAGCCAAGCATTTGCTGCCGTTATTTCCCGAGCATAGTTGTTATGTGGAGCTGTTTGCAGGCGGAGCGGCTTTGTTTTTTCTGCGCGACAAACCTGCCCGCTGCGAAGTGTTGAATGACATCAACGGCGATTTGGTGAATCTTTATCGCGTGGTGCAGCATCATTTTGACGAATTTGTGCGCCAGTTCGCATGGCAGTTGAGCAGCCGCCAAATCTTTGTTCAACTGCAAGCCACGCCGCCCGATACCTTAACCGACATTCAACGCGCGGCGCGTTTCTTTTATCTGCAATACAATACATTTGGTAAAAAACCATTTGGGCGACACTATGGCACAGCCACCACCAGCAAAGCATGGAATGCCGCCACCGTGGCACAAAAATTGTACACCGCGCAGCAACGGCTCGGCGGAGTGTTTGTGGAAAACGAAACATGGCAAAGCTGCTTGAAACGTTACGACCGCCCGCACACCTTTTTCTACGCCGACCCGCCTTACTGGCAAACCGCAGACTATGGGCGCGGGTTTGATTGGTCAGAATACGAACAGCTTGCCCAAGCCATGCGCAGTATGCAGGGCAAAATGATGTTAAGCATCAACGACCACCCTGATATTCGTGCTTTATTTGCTGAATTTAAGGTGGTGGAATTGGAGCTGGCGTATTCGGTGGGCAGGCAAGCTGAAAGCAGAGGCAAGCGCGGAGAGTTGGTGGTGATGAATTATTAG
- a CDS encoding peptidoglycan DD-metalloendopeptidase family protein, with amino-acid sequence MRPFLGCLCRCYQGSLKLTIIAPIFKRLTQTEFMKTSAALLLSIALLAPQIAPAANETPANANAQLDTVRDAIAATQKDLAAKQAAQRRAAQILRETQIAIAKARRELNELTQREQAEWQKLTALQTTLSQLQTNISNTKAQVAQLLANNYKNPQPAAVALLLKSSDANQKSRFLTYTRHINQANKALIDKLVQQQTELNTQEQAINTELKRIEQLTVQQRQKLKKLGQTQSQAQANSNQLSKDITARRQKLAQLHANERQLNQVIANIVAKQNAQRKAEAEQRAQEARKRAQDAEQHGGKPKSTLTREDLNLRPNQSSRAETPAEAAKPAAQKPLRGIMPASGNIIGRFGTARPSGGTWRGIFIATAPAPVRSIAAGTVVYTANQAGYGNMMIIDHGNGYMSVYAGLSSISASNGSHVGAGQTIATSGTLPAGEQGLYLELRYRNKIMNPLVWLR; translated from the coding sequence ATGCGCCCATTTTTAGGCTGCCTTTGCCGCTGCTATCAAGGCAGCCTGAAACTCACTATAATAGCCCCCATTTTCAAACGCTTAACACAAACCGAATTCATGAAAACATCTGCCGCTCTGCTGCTCAGCATCGCCCTACTCGCGCCGCAAATCGCCCCCGCCGCCAACGAAACACCCGCCAATGCCAACGCCCAGCTAGACACCGTGCGCGATGCCATCGCCGCCACGCAAAAAGACCTCGCTGCCAAGCAAGCCGCACAACGCCGCGCCGCGCAAATCCTGCGCGAAACCCAAATCGCCATCGCCAAAGCCCGCCGCGAGCTCAACGAGCTTACCCAGCGCGAACAAGCCGAATGGCAAAAACTCACCGCCCTGCAAACCACCCTATCCCAGCTGCAAACCAACATCAGCAACACCAAAGCCCAAGTTGCCCAACTGCTTGCCAACAACTACAAAAACCCCCAGCCCGCCGCCGTAGCCCTGCTGCTCAAAAGCAGCGATGCCAACCAAAAAAGCCGCTTTCTCACCTACACCCGCCACATCAACCAAGCCAACAAAGCCCTGATTGACAAACTGGTACAACAGCAAACCGAGCTCAACACCCAAGAGCAAGCCATCAACACCGAGCTCAAACGCATAGAACAACTCACCGTCCAGCAACGGCAAAAACTCAAAAAACTCGGGCAAACCCAAAGCCAAGCCCAAGCCAACAGCAACCAATTAAGCAAAGACATCACCGCCCGTCGCCAGAAACTTGCCCAACTGCACGCCAACGAACGCCAGCTTAACCAAGTGATTGCCAACATCGTTGCCAAGCAAAACGCCCAACGCAAAGCCGAAGCCGAACAGCGCGCGCAAGAAGCCCGCAAACGCGCCCAAGATGCCGAACAACACGGCGGCAAGCCCAAATCCACGCTCACGCGCGAAGATTTAAACCTGCGCCCCAATCAATCCAGCCGCGCCGAAACCCCAGCCGAAGCCGCCAAACCTGCCGCCCAAAAACCCCTGCGCGGCATCATGCCCGCATCGGGCAACATCATTGGGCGCTTTGGCACCGCCCGCCCCAGCGGAGGTACATGGCGCGGCATTTTCATCGCCACCGCGCCCGCGCCCGTGCGCAGCATCGCCGCAGGCACGGTGGTTTACACCGCCAACCAAGCGGGCTACGGCAATATGATGATTATTGACCACGGCAACGGCTATATGTCGGTGTATGCAGGCTTATCCAGCATCAGCGCCAGCAACGGCAGCCACGTTGGCGCAGGGCAAACCATCGCCACCAGCGGCACGCTGCCCGCAGGCGAGCAAGGCTTGTATTTGGAACTGCGCTATCGCAATAAGATTATGAATCCGCTGGTTTGGCTGCGCTAG
- the prfA gene encoding peptide chain release factor 1 produces MKPSIQSKLQNLSHRLEEVTALLGSPEATANMDSYRRLNQEHAELTPIVDTYHAYTQAQSDLADAQEMLSDPEMKDFAFEEIQAAKDTIERLDLELQKLLLPKDADDDKNIFIEIRAGTGGDEAALFAGDLLRMYTRYAERNRWQTEIVSASESDLGGYKEVIVRLVGLGAYSKLKFESGGHRVQRVPATESQGRIHTSACTVAVMPEADELAKIELNDKDLRIDTFRASGAGGQHINKTDSAVRITHLPTGLVVECQDGRSQHTNKEKALKVLAARLNDIQKREAHAKEAAERKSLIGSGDRSERIRTYNYPQGRVTDHRINLTLHKLDFVMDGDMDEITSALIAEHQAELLAAMGD; encoded by the coding sequence ATGAAACCATCCATCCAATCCAAACTGCAAAACCTATCTCACCGCCTAGAAGAAGTAACCGCCTTGCTCGGCTCGCCCGAAGCCACTGCAAACATGGACAGCTATCGCCGGCTCAACCAAGAGCACGCCGAGCTCACGCCCATCGTGGACACCTACCACGCCTACACCCAAGCGCAAAGCGACTTGGCAGACGCACAAGAAATGCTGTCCGACCCCGAAATGAAAGACTTTGCCTTTGAGGAAATTCAGGCTGCCAAAGACACCATCGAGCGGCTGGACTTAGAGCTGCAAAAACTGCTACTGCCCAAAGACGCCGACGACGACAAAAACATCTTTATAGAAATCCGCGCAGGCACAGGCGGCGACGAAGCCGCCCTGTTCGCAGGCGACCTGCTGCGCATGTACACCCGCTACGCCGAGCGCAACCGTTGGCAAACCGAAATCGTCTCCGCCAGCGAAAGCGACCTCGGCGGCTACAAAGAAGTCATCGTGCGCCTCGTCGGCTTGGGCGCGTACAGCAAACTTAAATTTGAAAGCGGCGGCCACCGCGTGCAGCGCGTTCCCGCCACCGAAAGCCAAGGGCGCATCCACACCTCCGCCTGCACCGTTGCCGTGATGCCCGAAGCCGATGAACTCGCCAAAATAGAATTAAACGACAAAGACTTACGCATAGACACCTTCCGCGCATCAGGCGCAGGCGGGCAACACATCAACAAAACCGACTCCGCCGTGCGTATCACCCACCTGCCCACAGGGCTGGTCGTAGAATGCCAAGACGGGCGCAGCCAACACACCAACAAAGAAAAAGCCCTAAAAGTGCTCGCCGCGCGGCTCAACGACATTCAAAAACGCGAAGCCCACGCCAAAGAAGCCGCCGAACGCAAATCGCTCATCGGCAGCGGCGATAGAAGCGAGCGCATTCGCACCTACAACTACCCGCAAGGCCGCGTTACCGACCACCGCATCAACCTCACCCTGCACAAACTGGATTTTGTGATGGACGGCGATATGGACGAAATCACCAGCGCGCTGATTGCCGAGCATCAGGCGGAATTGTTGGCGGCGATGGGGGATTGA
- a CDS encoding aldo/keto reductase — MSAFTQTLTLANGTAIPQLGFGTWMIDNADAGPAVQAALAAGYRHLDTAQDYGNEQGVGAGIRASGIAREEIFLTSKLLAQHKNYADAQAALAQSFVDLDVDYIDLMLIHAPQPWTDFRESNHYFEGNLAAWQAMEELYHAGKIRAIGVSNFEEADLQNLLDHAEVQPMVNQVLAHISNMPFALIDFCRARRIAVEAYSPLGHGVMLRNPALADIAAHYGVSVAQLCIRYCLQHGLIALPKTAHPAKMRENAAVDFEISAADMAALDALPAIEHYGEVATFPIYGGKKHLDGTYTARYFNRRDLLK, encoded by the coding sequence ATGAGCGCATTCACTCAAACGCTGACCCTTGCCAACGGCACCGCCATCCCGCAACTGGGCTTTGGCACATGGATGATTGACAACGCCGATGCCGGCCCTGCCGTTCAGGCTGCCTTAGCGGCGGGCTACCGCCATCTAGACACCGCCCAAGATTACGGCAACGAGCAAGGCGTGGGCGCAGGCATTCGCGCCAGCGGCATCGCGCGGGAAGAGATTTTCCTCACCAGCAAATTGCTCGCACAGCATAAAAATTATGCCGATGCCCAAGCCGCGCTGGCGCAATCGTTTGTGGATTTGGATGTGGATTACATAGATTTGATGCTGATTCACGCGCCGCAGCCGTGGACGGATTTTCGTGAAAGCAATCATTATTTTGAAGGCAACTTAGCGGCATGGCAAGCAATGGAAGAGCTGTATCACGCAGGCAAAATCCGTGCCATCGGCGTGTCTAATTTTGAAGAAGCCGATTTGCAAAACCTGCTAGACCATGCCGAAGTGCAGCCTATGGTGAATCAGGTTTTGGCGCACATCAGCAATATGCCGTTTGCGTTGATTGATTTTTGCCGCGCCCGCCGCATTGCCGTGGAAGCCTATTCGCCGCTGGGACACGGTGTGATGCTGCGCAACCCCGCGCTTGCCGATATCGCCGCGCATTACGGCGTATCCGTTGCCCAGCTGTGCATCCGCTATTGCTTGCAGCACGGCTTAATCGCCCTGCCCAAAACCGCCCATCCCGCTAAGATGCGCGAAAACGCAGCCGTAGATTTTGAGATTAGCGCGGCGGATATGGCGGCGTTGGATGCGCTGCCCGCCATTGAACATTACGGCGAAGTCGCCACCTTTCCCATTTACGGCGGCAAAAAGCATTTGGACGGGACTTATACGGCGCGGTATTTTAATCGGCGGGATTTGTTGAAATAG
- the rpoD gene encoding RNA polymerase sigma factor RpoD produces MSEKHLPEQENEETLSNDNRPLTPEEQRERLRRLIIQGKERGYITYAEINDALPDDMSDAEQIDNIVNMIQGLGIQVTEEAPDADSLLMNDNSTAITDEDAVAEAEAALSQADSEFGRTTDPVRMYMREMGQVDLLTREDEIKIAKEIENALKNMIQAISACPGSIGEILDLINQIKKDEIKVDEVVEAIIDPNEVLLNELGLGHLESSLNSHQAASGDESDESDGDESGDDDDSEGDSAAIESQNLEELKAQVLDHFKQIEKSYNLMIRALDKSGSSSAKYLEHRGNIANKLLEVRFSTRQIEKLSDSLRSRVEKIRKLEREIRDICLDRVNMDRDHFIAHFLPNATNLDWIEEEIAKKRAWSETLDRFRHAILEKQTEMAELEQHARVSIAELKDISKNMVKSEKETAAAKQKMIQANLRLVISIAKKYTNRGLQFLDLIQEGNIGLMKAVDKFEYRRGYKFSTYATWWIRQAITRSIADQARTIRIPVHMIETINKMNRISRQYLQETGEDPDSAKLAELMEMPEDKIRKIMKIAKEPISMESPIGDDDDSHLGDFIEDVNNVAPAEAAMYSSLREVTAGVLESLTPREAKVLRMRFGIDMNTDHTLEEVGKQFDVTRERIRQIEAKALRKLRHPTRSDKLKSFLDSEEGK; encoded by the coding sequence ATGTCTGAAAAACACCTCCCCGAACAAGAAAACGAAGAAACCCTCAGCAACGACAACCGCCCGCTCACCCCAGAAGAGCAACGCGAACGCCTGCGCCGCTTAATCATCCAAGGCAAAGAGCGCGGCTACATCACCTACGCCGAAATCAACGACGCCCTGCCCGACGACATGTCCGATGCCGAGCAGATTGACAACATCGTCAACATGATTCAAGGCTTGGGCATCCAAGTAACCGAAGAAGCCCCCGATGCCGACAGCCTGCTGATGAACGACAACAGCACCGCCATCACCGACGAAGATGCCGTTGCCGAAGCCGAAGCCGCGCTCTCGCAAGCCGATTCCGAATTCGGGCGCACCACCGACCCCGTGCGCATGTATATGCGCGAAATGGGGCAAGTGGATTTGCTCACCCGCGAAGACGAGATCAAAATCGCCAAAGAAATTGAAAACGCCTTGAAAAACATGATTCAAGCCATTTCAGCCTGCCCCGGTTCAATCGGTGAGATTTTAGATTTAATCAACCAAATCAAAAAAGACGAAATCAAAGTGGACGAAGTGGTGGAAGCCATCATCGACCCCAACGAAGTCTTGCTCAACGAACTGGGCTTAGGGCATCTGGAAAGCAGCCTGAACAGCCATCAAGCCGCATCCGGCGATGAAAGCGACGAAAGCGACGGCGACGAAAGCGGCGATGACGACGACAGCGAAGGCGACAGCGCCGCCATAGAAAGCCAAAACTTGGAAGAACTCAAAGCCCAAGTTTTAGACCACTTCAAACAAATTGAAAAAAGCTACAACCTGATGATTCGCGCGTTAGACAAAAGCGGCAGCAGCAGCGCAAAATACTTGGAACATCGCGGCAACATCGCCAACAAATTGCTTGAAGTGCGCTTTTCCACCCGCCAAATTGAAAAATTGAGCGACAGCCTGCGCTCGCGCGTAGAAAAAATTCGCAAGCTAGAACGCGAAATCCGCGACATCTGCCTAGACCGCGTGAACATGGACAGAGACCATTTCATCGCCCACTTCCTGCCCAACGCCACCAATTTGGACTGGATTGAAGAAGAAATCGCCAAAAAACGCGCATGGAGCGAAACGCTCGACCGCTTCCGCCATGCCATTTTGGAAAAACAAACCGAAATGGCCGAGCTGGAACAGCACGCGCGCGTATCCATCGCCGAGCTGAAAGACATCAGCAAAAACATGGTGAAAAGCGAAAAAGAAACCGCCGCCGCCAAGCAAAAAATGATTCAGGCGAACTTGCGTTTGGTAATTTCCATTGCCAAAAAATACACCAACCGCGGCTTGCAGTTCCTTGATTTGATTCAGGAAGGCAACATCGGCTTGATGAAAGCGGTGGACAAATTCGAGTACCGCCGCGGTTATAAGTTTTCCACTTATGCCACTTGGTGGATTCGCCAAGCGATTACGCGCTCCATCGCCGACCAAGCGCGCACCATCCGCATCCCGGTTCACATGATTGAAACGATTAACAAAATGAACCGCATTTCGCGCCAATATCTGCAAGAAACAGGCGAAGACCCCGATTCTGCAAAACTGGCGGAATTGATGGAAATGCCCGAAGACAAAATCCGCAAAATCATGAAAATCGCCAAAGAGCCGATTTCCATGGAATCACCGATTGGCGACGATGACGACAGCCACTTGGGCGACTTTATCGAAGACGTGAACAATGTTGCGCCTGCCGAAGCGGCGATGTATTCGAGCCTGCGCGAAGTAACCGCCGGCGTATTGGAAAGCCTGACCCCGCGCGAAGCAAAAGTGTTGCGGATGCGCTTTGGCATTGATATGAACACCGACCACACGCTGGAAGAAGTGGGCAAACAGTTTGACGTTACGCGCGAGCGCATCCGCCAAATTGAAGCCAAAGCATTGCGCAAATTGCGCCACCCTACGCGCTCCGATAAGCTGAAAAGCTTCTTGGACAGCGAAGAAGGAAAATAA
- a CDS encoding basic amino acid ABC transporter substrate-binding protein, with protein MTTKTWLSAAFSCLTLSLAACGGQSNAPANHSASHPAPAAASGASGTADGNGRVLRVAGNATFAPFESLDENKKVTGFDIDLINAMGEAGNFKVEYKDQPWESLFPALSNGDADVLVSGITITDERKATMAFSEPYYQITQVVLVPPSKNVAKVEDLKKLHKIGVVTGYTGDYAAQKIFGPTSEQVVRFDNVGLLTKEVENGGVDAGILDNAVVAHYIKNNSSKGFKMVALPDFPAEHYGMAVRKDDAQTLALLNDSLAKVRASGKYAEIEAKYFATGK; from the coding sequence ATGACCACAAAAACATGGCTGTCTGCCGCTTTCTCATGCCTCACCCTATCGCTTGCCGCTTGCGGCGGACAAAGCAACGCCCCTGCCAACCACAGCGCATCCCATCCCGCACCCGCCGCCGCATCAGGCGCATCAGGCACAGCCGATGGCAACGGCAGAGTGCTGCGCGTGGCGGGCAATGCTACATTCGCCCCGTTTGAATCGCTGGACGAAAACAAAAAAGTAACAGGCTTTGATATTGACCTGATTAACGCCATGGGCGAAGCGGGCAATTTCAAAGTGGAATACAAAGACCAACCGTGGGAAAGCCTGTTCCCCGCATTAAGCAACGGCGACGCCGATGTGTTGGTGTCAGGCATCACCATCACCGACGAACGCAAAGCCACCATGGCGTTTAGCGAACCTTATTACCAAATCACCCAAGTGGTTTTGGTGCCGCCCAGCAAAAATGTGGCCAAGGTAGAAGATTTGAAAAAACTGCACAAAATCGGCGTGGTAACGGGCTACACAGGCGATTACGCCGCGCAAAAAATCTTCGGGCCGACCAGCGAGCAAGTAGTCCGCTTTGACAACGTAGGCCTGCTCACCAAAGAAGTGGAAAACGGCGGCGTGGACGCAGGCATTTTGGACAACGCCGTTGTCGCCCACTACATTAAAAACAACAGCAGCAAAGGCTTCAAAATGGTCGCCCTGCCCGACTTCCCCGCCGAACACTACGGCATGGCGGTTCGCAAAGACGATGCCCAAACCCTCGCCCTGCTGAACGACTCGCTCGCCAAAGTGCGCGCCAGCGGCAAATACGCCGAAATCGAAGCCAAATACTTCGCTACAGGCAAATAA
- a CDS encoding FKBP-type peptidyl-prolyl cis-trans isomerase gives MKKHALVLSIIAASLALTACNQNAGQPKAASGAAAPAAASSASGAASAPASAAPVAGLETESKQLGYLLGYQFAMSAQLDTLKKSGVDVDTEALIKGINDQMAGTPSQLNEQQIQTAIAGVQKKMDEFAKKQASETAAAGEKYLADNKAKEGVKTTESGLQYKVTKEGTGAQVAKGDLVTVEYEGRLTDGTVFDSTKNHNNQPMDAPVVDGAFIQGWVEGLQLMKEGGEYTLYVPAKLAYGERGQGSIPANSVLVFDIKVNKVQKGEGEKLVKRAQEAQAKQMQQQMQQAQQPAKK, from the coding sequence ATGAAAAAACACGCTCTTGTTTTAAGCATCATCGCCGCTTCGCTCGCTTTGACCGCCTGCAACCAAAACGCAGGGCAACCCAAAGCCGCATCAGGCGCAGCCGCCCCCGCCGCAGCGTCATCCGCATCAGGCGCAGCATCTGCGCCCGCTTCTGCCGCGCCCGTTGCCGGCTTAGAAACCGAAAGCAAACAGCTGGGCTACTTGCTGGGCTACCAATTTGCCATGAGCGCCCAGCTCGACACGCTGAAAAAAAGCGGCGTTGACGTGGATACCGAAGCCCTTATCAAAGGCATCAACGACCAAATGGCAGGCACGCCGTCGCAATTAAACGAACAGCAAATCCAAACCGCTATCGCAGGCGTGCAAAAGAAAATGGACGAATTCGCTAAAAAACAAGCCAGCGAAACCGCAGCCGCCGGCGAAAAATACCTGGCAGACAACAAAGCCAAAGAAGGCGTGAAAACCACCGAATCCGGCCTGCAATACAAAGTAACCAAAGAAGGCACCGGCGCGCAAGTTGCCAAAGGCGATTTGGTAACCGTGGAATACGAAGGCCGCCTCACCGACGGCACCGTGTTTGACAGCACCAAAAACCACAACAACCAACCCATGGACGCGCCCGTTGTGGACGGCGCGTTTATCCAAGGCTGGGTGGAAGGCTTGCAGCTGATGAAAGAAGGCGGCGAATACACGCTTTACGTTCCCGCCAAACTGGCTTACGGCGAACGCGGCCAAGGCAGCATCCCCGCCAACTCTGTTTTGGTGTTTGACATCAAAGTGAACAAAGTGCAAAAAGGCGAAGGCGAAAAATTGGTAAAACGCGCCCAAGAAGCACAAGCCAAACAAATGCAGCAACAAATGCAACAAGCGCAACAGCCTGCCAAAAAATAA
- the prmB gene encoding 50S ribosomal protein L3 N(5)-glutamine methyltransferase, translated as MLRFAVSRFNEAGLFFGHGSDNAHDEAAYLILHTLHLPLDTLEPYLDAVLLPSEREAVLALVQRRVEERVPVAYLTNQAWQGEYDFYVDERVIVPRSFVYELLGEPLAPWIEYPELVHRALDLCTGSGCLAIQIADHYPAAQVDAVDISLDALEVAAVNVEDYGLQERVNLIHTDLFEGLEGTYDLIVSNPPYVDAESVAALPNEYLHEPELALGSGEDGLDATREILLQAAKFLNPKGVLLVEIGHNRDALEAAYPELPFMWLETSGGDGFVFLLTREQLLGQE; from the coding sequence ATGTTGCGCTTTGCGGTGAGCCGTTTTAACGAAGCGGGTTTGTTTTTCGGGCATGGCAGCGACAACGCGCACGATGAGGCGGCGTATTTGATTTTGCACACGCTGCATTTGCCGCTGGATACGCTGGAACCTTATTTGGACGCGGTGCTGCTACCGAGCGAGCGCGAAGCGGTGCTGGCTTTGGTGCAGCGGCGTGTGGAAGAGCGCGTGCCTGTGGCGTATCTGACCAATCAGGCTTGGCAGGGCGAATATGATTTTTATGTGGACGAGCGGGTGATTGTGCCGCGCTCGTTTGTGTATGAGCTGCTGGGCGAGCCGCTTGCGCCGTGGATTGAGTATCCCGAGCTGGTGCACCGCGCGCTGGATTTGTGCACGGGCAGCGGTTGTTTGGCGATTCAGATTGCCGACCATTACCCCGCCGCACAAGTGGACGCAGTGGACATCAGCTTGGACGCGCTGGAAGTGGCGGCGGTTAACGTGGAAGATTACGGGCTGCAAGAGCGCGTGAACCTAATCCACACCGATTTGTTTGAAGGCTTGGAAGGCACATACGATTTGATTGTGTCCAACCCGCCGTATGTGGATGCCGAGAGCGTGGCGGCGTTGCCCAACGAATATCTGCACGAGCCTGAATTGGCGTTGGGCAGCGGCGAAGACGGCTTGGATGCCACGCGCGAGATTTTGTTGCAGGCGGCGAAGTTTCTGAACCCCAAAGGCGTGTTGCTGGTGGAAATTGGGCATAACCGCGACGCGCTGGAAGCCGCCTATCCCGAACTGCCGTTTATGTGGCTGGAAACCAGCGGCGGCGACGGGTTTGTGTTTTTGCTCACGCGTGAGCAGCTTTTGGGGCAGGAATGA
- the ybeY gene encoding rRNA maturation RNase YbeY, translating into MKQAKQFPFLAIQKQRFAFAFDNQSSERNLPSERQFYQWIWHALKHEYHRAEISLLLLDEADARAYNRDYRQKDYATNVLSFALNEGEMMLPAQDDTLRGDLIICPQVVRREATEQGKLLAHHYAHLVLHGTLHLMGYDHINDDEAEEMEALETRLLAQLGIANPYE; encoded by the coding sequence ATGAAACAAGCCAAACAATTCCCCTTTCTCGCCATCCAAAAACAACGCTTTGCCTTTGCCTTTGACAACCAAAGCAGCGAGCGCAATCTTCCCAGCGAACGCCAGTTTTACCAATGGATTTGGCACGCGCTGAAACACGAATACCACCGCGCCGAAATCTCGTTGCTGCTGCTAGACGAAGCCGATGCCCGCGCCTACAACCGCGACTATCGCCAAAAAGACTATGCCACCAATGTGTTGAGCTTTGCGCTGAACGAGGGCGAAATGATGCTGCCCGCGCAAGATGATACGCTGCGCGGCGATTTAATCATTTGTCCGCAAGTGGTGCGCCGCGAAGCCACCGAGCAGGGCAAGCTGCTGGCGCATCACTACGCGCATTTGGTGCTGCATGGCACGTTGCATTTGATGGGCTACGACCACATCAACGACGACGAAGCCGAGGAAATGGAAGCGTTGGAAACCCGATTGCTGGCGCAGTTGGGCATTGCCAATCCGTATGAATAA
- the bioB gene encoding biotin synthase BioB: MTYLRPVALRRAVAPKPHPTAQYWSKCQVEGLFNQPFLELVFQAAQVHREHFDPRAVQLSTLLSVKTGGCTEDCEYCPQSAHYHTGVEKTGLMEVDDVVALAKIAKKRGASRFCMGAAWRSPKPEDIPQLADMVRAVKEIGLETCGTFGLLDEGMAQSLHDAGLDYYNHNLDTDPSRYNDIIHTRRHEDRMDTLGKVREAGLKICCGGIVGMNETRAERAGLIASLANLDPQPESVPINQLIKIDGTPLADVPDLDWTEFVRTIAVARITMPQSYVRLSAGRANMPEAMQAMCFMAGANSIFYGDTLLTSPNPEESGDRALLAKLDLYPLGSEAESEATRQPENEQGGCGCGCACAGKQ; the protein is encoded by the coding sequence ATGACTTACCTACGCCCCGTTGCCCTGCGCCGCGCCGTTGCGCCCAAGCCGCACCCCACCGCCCAATATTGGAGCAAATGCCAAGTGGAAGGGCTGTTTAACCAGCCATTCTTGGAACTGGTTTTTCAGGCTGCCCAAGTGCACCGTGAACACTTTGACCCCCGCGCCGTGCAGCTTTCCACGCTGTTGTCGGTGAAAACAGGCGGCTGCACCGAAGATTGCGAATACTGCCCGCAATCCGCGCACTACCACACAGGCGTGGAAAAAACAGGGCTGATGGAAGTGGACGACGTGGTTGCCCTCGCCAAAATCGCCAAAAAACGCGGCGCGAGCCGTTTTTGCATGGGCGCGGCGTGGCGCAGTCCCAAGCCCGAAGACATCCCCCAGCTTGCCGACATGGTGCGCGCCGTGAAAGAAATTGGGCTGGAAACCTGCGGCACATTCGGCCTGCTCGACGAAGGCATGGCGCAAAGCCTGCACGACGCGGGGCTGGATTACTACAACCACAACCTAGACACCGACCCCAGCCGCTACAACGACATCATCCACACCCGCCGCCACGAAGACCGCATGGACACGTTGGGCAAAGTGCGCGAAGCAGGGCTAAAAATTTGCTGCGGCGGCATTGTGGGCATGAACGAAACCCGTGCCGAACGCGCAGGCTTAATCGCTAGCCTTGCTAATTTAGACCCGCAGCCTGAAAGCGTGCCGATTAACCAGCTCATCAAAATAGACGGCACGCCGCTTGCCGATGTGCCCGATTTGGATTGGACAGAATTTGTGCGCACTATTGCCGTGGCGCGGATTACCATGCCGCAAAGCTATGTGCGCCTATCCGCAGGGCGCGCCAATATGCCAGAAGCCATGCAAGCGATGTGTTTTATGGCGGGCGCAAATTCCATTTTCTATGGCGATACCTTGCTCACTTCGCCCAACCCCGAAGAAAGCGGCGACCGCGCCTTGCTCGCCAAATTGGATTTATATCCGCTAGGTAGCGAAGCGGAAAGCGAAGCCACAAGGCAGCCTGAAAACGAACAGGGCGGCTGCGGCTGCGGTTGCGCCTGCGCGGGGAAGCAATAG